The following proteins are encoded in a genomic region of Coffea eugenioides isolate CCC68of chromosome 6, Ceug_1.0, whole genome shotgun sequence:
- the LOC113775296 gene encoding auxin-responsive protein IAA27, giving the protein MSMPFEEHDYIGLSEVPAMENSEKNNGLPLGDNEKKNTAKVLNLKATELRLGLPGSESPERETGHGGEDKNGYQLGVLKGFVSGAKRGFSDTINGGSGKWVYSGSGGSEVNLANGGGLFSPRGANGAAKSIGAGGVESGSQQTFVGSGVGKETVPQSPKPVQEKKPQVSAANGHAAAPAAKAQVVGWPPIGSFRKKMAINPPKTDEDADAKLGTGCLYVKVSMDGAPYLRKVDIKIYSSYKDLSSALEKMFSCFTIGQCGSHGVHIRDGMSESRLMDLLHGSEYVLTYEDKDGDWMLVGDVPWEMFMDSCKRLRIMKSSDAIGLAPRAMEKCKNRN; this is encoded by the exons atgTCTATGCCCTTTGAGGAACATGATTACATAGGCTTGTCAGAGGTTCCTGCAATGGAAAACTCTGAAAAGAATAATGGTCTTCCCTTGGGAGATAATGAGAAGAAAAATACCGCTAAAGTTTTGAACTTGAAGGCCACTGAGCTGAGATTAGGCTTACCTGGTTCAGAGTCACCCGAGAGAGAAACAGGACATGGTGGAGAAGATAAGAACGGGTATCAACTTGGCGTACTTAAGGGTTTTGTTTCAGGGGCCAAAAGGGGCTTTTCTGACACCATTAACGGTGGTTCTGGCAAGTGGGTTTATTCTGGGAGTGGTGGATCTGAGGTGAACTTGGCTAATGGTGGTGGCTTGTTCTCTCCCAGGGGTGCTAATGGCGCTGCCAAGAGTATTGGTGCTGGTGGAGTTGAGAGCGGAAGTCAGCAAACTTTTGTGGGTTCTGGGGTTGGAAAAGAAACTGTCCCTCAGTCACCTAAGCCAGTTCAGGAGAAGAAGCCTCAGGTTTCTGCTGCTAATGGCCATGCTGCAGCCCCTGCCGCTAA AGCGCAGGTGGTTGGATGGCCTCCAATCGGATCTTTCCGAAAGAAAATGGCTATTAATCCTCCCAAGACCGATGAAGATGCTGATGCTAAGTTGGGAACTGGTTGTCTTTATGTCAAGGTAAGTATGGATGGTGCCCCCTACCTGAGGAAAGTTGACATCAAGATCTACAGCAGCTATAAGGATCTATCCTCAGCACTGGAAAAGATGTTCAGCTGTTTTACAATCG GTCAATGTGGCTCCCATGGGGTTCATATCCGTGATGGAATGAGTGAAAGTCGATTAATGGATCTTCTACATGGTTCTGAATATGTACTGACATATGAAGACAAAGATGGTGACTGGATGCTTGTTGGTGATGTACCTTGGGA AATGTTTATGGACTCATGCAAGAGGTTGAGGATCATGAAGAGTTCTGATGCAATCGGTTTAG